A single region of the Epinephelus moara isolate mb chromosome 14, YSFRI_EMoa_1.0, whole genome shotgun sequence genome encodes:
- the eif5 gene encoding eukaryotic translation initiation factor 5 has protein sequence MSVNVNRSVSDQFYRYKMPRLIAKVEGKGNGIKTVIVNMVDVAKALNRPPTYPTKFFGCELGAQTQFDTKNDRYIVNGSHEANKLQDMLDGFIRKFVLCPECDNPETDLHVNPKKQTIGNSCKACGYRGMLDTRHKLCTFILKNPPEHTDGGSASVKKEKEKKNRKKDKENGSGSGEAGNQENFDAPEAVDGDDDDEDWAEETTEEAQRRRMEEISDHAKNLTLSEDLEKPLEERVNLFYNFVKHKKESGIDMADKEILAEAERLDVKAMGPLILSELLFDENIRDQIKKYKRHFLRFCHNNKKAQKYLLGGFECVVKLHQVQLLPRVPIILKDLYDADLLEEDVIFAWAEKVSKKYVSKELAKEIHAKAAPFVKWLKEAEEESEGSEEEEEEDDENVEVVYSSSARELKVETVKPDTPEKEEDDIDIDAI, from the exons ATGTCTGTCAACGTCAACCGCAGCGTGTCAGACCAGTTCTATCGCTACAAGATGCCCCGTCTGATTGCCAAG GTTGAAGGCAAAGGGAATGGAATCAAGACGGTCATTGTCAACATGGTTGATGTTGCAAAGGCATTGAACAGGCCTCCAACAT ACCCGACCAAGTTTTTTGGTTGTGAACTCGGTGCGCAGACCCAGTTTGATACCAAAAACGACCGTTACATCGTCAACGGATCCCACGAGGCGAACAAGTTGCAGGACATGCTTGATGGGTTCATCAGAAAATTTGTGCTGTGTCCCGAGTGTGACAACCCTGAAACTGATCTG CATGTCAATCCCAAGAAACAAACCATTGGCAATTCCTGTAAAGCCTGTGGATACCGCGGCATGCTAGACACTAGACACAAACTCTGCACGTTCATCCTCAAAAACCCACCAG AGCACACTGATGGTGGATCCGCATCTGttaagaaagagaaggagaagaagaaccGCAAGAAGGACAAGGAGAACGGCTCTGGCAGCGGAGAGGCTGGAAACCAAGAGAACTTCGATGCTCCTGAGGCTGTG GATGGAGATGACGATGATGAGGACTGGGCGGAGGAGACTACAGAGGAGGCACAGAGGAGGCGAATGGAGGAGATCAGCGACCACGCCAAGAACCTGACGCTCAGCGAGGACCTGGAGAAACCCCTGGAGGAGAGGGTCAACCTCTTCTACAACTTTGTGAAA CACAAGAAGGAGAGTGGAATCGACATGGCTGATAAGGAGATCTTGGCGGAGGCAGAGCGCCTGGATGTGAAGGCCATGGGCCCCCTCATCCTCAGCGAGCTGCTCTTTGACGAGAACATCCGCGACCAGATCAAGAAGTACAAACGCCACTTCCTGCGA TTCTGCCACAACAACAAGAAGGCCCAGAAGTATCTGTTGGGAGGTTTTGAGTGTGTGGTGAAGCTGCATCAGGTCCAGCTGCTGCCTCGAGTTCCCATCATCCTCAAAGACCTGTACGACGCAGACCTGCTGGAGGAAGATGTCATCTTTGCCTGGGCAGAGAAG GTCTCTAAGAAGTACGTCTCTAAGGAACTGGCCAAAGAGATCCATGCTAAGGCTGCTCCTTTTGTCAAATGGctgaaggaggcagaggaggagagcgagggcagcgaggaagaggaggaggaggatgatgagaaCGTGGAG GTGGTGTATTCGTCCTCCGCCCGCGAGCTCAAAGTTGAGACTGTGAAACCAGACACGCCTGAAAAAGAAGAGGATGACATTGACATTGATGCGATCTGA